The following are encoded in a window of Bordetella genomosp. 10 genomic DNA:
- a CDS encoding GntR family transcriptional regulator encodes MKPTTPIAVQIVQLIQAEGWAPGAHLPAQMLADRLRVSRSPVNDALRQLHEKGMLAREPNRGYFLARPLRLAPEQVAGALGIEGRDHATDVYFRIADDLLRGDLPQACSEAQLRARYDLTPTQLNAILGRIAGEGWAERRPGYGWEFSGMMRTPEALLQSYRLRLALEPAALLEPGYRLDPAVLARCREAEWHLLNGGIETDTADQLHDRGVRFHESLVEASGNPFFIDAIRRVNRVRRLLSYRSMRDRKRYRQHCEQHLAVLALLEQGRNREAADALRAHLQSTLDNIGKLAGMLET; translated from the coding sequence ATGAAGCCGACTACTCCCATCGCGGTCCAGATCGTCCAGTTGATCCAGGCCGAAGGCTGGGCGCCCGGCGCCCATCTGCCGGCGCAGATGCTGGCCGACCGCCTGCGCGTGTCGCGTTCGCCGGTCAACGACGCGCTCAGGCAACTGCACGAAAAGGGCATGCTGGCGCGCGAACCCAATCGCGGCTATTTCCTGGCCAGGCCGCTGCGGCTGGCGCCGGAGCAGGTGGCCGGCGCGCTGGGCATCGAGGGCCGCGACCATGCGACCGACGTCTATTTCCGCATCGCCGACGACCTGCTGCGCGGAGACCTGCCGCAGGCCTGCTCCGAGGCCCAACTGCGGGCGCGCTACGACCTGACGCCGACCCAGCTCAACGCCATACTCGGCCGCATCGCCGGCGAAGGGTGGGCCGAACGCCGGCCCGGCTACGGTTGGGAGTTCTCCGGCATGATGCGCACGCCGGAGGCCTTGCTGCAGTCCTATCGCCTGCGCCTGGCGCTGGAGCCGGCGGCCTTGCTGGAGCCCGGCTATCGCCTGGATCCCGCCGTCCTTGCCCGTTGCCGCGAGGCCGAATGGCATTTGCTCAATGGCGGCATCGAAACCGATACCGCCGACCAGTTGCACGACCGCGGCGTGCGTTTCCACGAGTCGCTGGTGGAGGCTTCAGGCAATCCCTTTTTCATCGACGCCATCCGCCGGGTCAATCGCGTGCGGCGCCTGCTTTCCTACCGCTCCATGCGCGACCGCAAGCGCTATCGCCAGCATTGCGAGCAGCACCTGGCCGTGCTGGCGCTGCTGGAGCAGGGGCGCAACCGGGAAGCCGCGGATGCGTTGCGGGCGCACCTGCAAAGCACCCTCGACAATATCGGCAAGCTCGCGGGGATGCTGGAGACGTAG
- the acnA gene encoding aconitate hydratase AcnA: protein MNRIPRTQPIARADTAPDAPAAGRFLPAVLSVAGQDYRIVDLPGVFGEQDYLRLPVVLRLLLENAVRCMRGAEREAAVAALRAWLDAGTSQAEIAFQPGRVLMHDTTSTPALVDIAAMRDALAEAGADPALLHPVLPVDVSVDHSLAVEAYALPDAAGRNMAHEIRRNRERYRFLRWAAQALHGVHINPPGTGIMHTINLEQLATVVRVEGEQDSSGAPPWLVPDMMIGTDSHTPMINGIGVLGWGVGGLEAQTVMFGLPTMLRIPDVVGVELTGALRPGVLATDLALVATQRLRALGVAGDFVEFFGPGVSTLAAGERAVVANMAPEYGATTGYFPVDAAVLDYLRATGRAEDHVARVRAYARRAGIWFDPQARPRYSRVIRIDLDSVGMHVAGPRRPQDLHGYGDVPGLLAALDGDPDTAADGVQAAPVAQASRAAATSATTAPAAQVPQAASAPQATSAALPRFPVAIAAITSCTNTSDPGLLMAAGLLARKARARGLRVPPWVKTSLGPGSPAAASYLRRAGLMDDLSAVGFDIVGYGCTTCIGNSGPLPAAVAASAAAGRARPVAMLSGNRNFPGRIHPDLDLGFLMSPPLVVAYALAGDAGVDLSTAALGRDADGRPVRLRELWPTREEVAACLRQGLDPADYRRDFAIARRNPLWHALDAPASPRFPWDPASTQLRRPPFAAADAGSQLGRYTAYPLLVLGDDITTDHISPASAIPPDSLVADFLVERGEDRHDLNVFASRRGNWEVMMRAAFHSKTLVNRLCPEAPVAHTLHVPSGEILPIWEAARRYEREGHAVVLVAGERYGTGSSRDWAAKGQRLLGVRAVLASSFERIHRSNLIGMGILPLILPPDASPDALALAAGDRLEIDAPPGSLRPRADVEVVLHRADGRAQRHTARAAVETGLEIQLLEDGGVIPMILRRTLGTAGR from the coding sequence ATGAACAGGATCCCTCGCACCCAGCCGATCGCCCGCGCGGACACGGCGCCCGACGCGCCGGCCGCGGGCCGCTTTCTGCCGGCGGTCTTGTCGGTCGCCGGCCAGGACTATCGCATCGTCGACCTGCCCGGCGTCTTCGGCGAGCAGGACTATCTCCGCCTGCCCGTGGTCCTGCGCCTGTTGCTGGAGAACGCCGTCCGCTGCATGCGCGGCGCCGAGCGCGAGGCCGCGGTGGCGGCCTTGCGGGCCTGGCTCGATGCCGGTACGAGCCAGGCGGAAATCGCTTTCCAGCCCGGCCGCGTCCTGATGCACGACACCACCAGCACGCCGGCCCTGGTGGATATCGCCGCCATGCGGGACGCGCTGGCGGAAGCGGGCGCCGATCCCGCCCTGTTGCATCCGGTGCTGCCGGTGGATGTCTCGGTCGACCATTCGCTGGCCGTCGAGGCCTATGCCTTGCCCGACGCCGCCGGGCGGAACATGGCGCACGAGATTCGCCGCAACCGCGAGCGCTATCGCTTCCTGCGCTGGGCCGCGCAGGCATTGCATGGCGTGCACATCAATCCGCCCGGCACGGGGATCATGCACACCATCAACCTGGAGCAACTGGCGACGGTGGTGCGGGTGGAAGGCGAGCAGGATTCGTCGGGTGCGCCGCCCTGGCTCGTGCCCGACATGATGATAGGCACGGACAGCCATACCCCCATGATCAATGGCATCGGCGTCCTGGGGTGGGGCGTGGGCGGGCTGGAGGCGCAGACCGTGATGTTCGGCCTGCCCACCATGCTGCGCATTCCGGACGTGGTGGGCGTCGAACTGACCGGCGCGCTGCGTCCCGGCGTGTTGGCCACCGACCTGGCGCTGGTGGCGACGCAGCGCCTGCGCGCCCTCGGCGTGGCGGGGGATTTCGTCGAGTTCTTCGGGCCCGGCGTGTCGACCCTGGCGGCGGGCGAACGCGCGGTGGTGGCCAATATGGCGCCGGAGTACGGCGCGACCACGGGTTACTTCCCTGTCGATGCGGCCGTCCTGGATTATCTGCGCGCCACGGGCCGCGCCGAGGATCACGTGGCGCGCGTGCGGGCGTATGCGCGGCGCGCCGGCATCTGGTTCGACCCGCAAGCCCGGCCGCGCTACAGCCGCGTCATCCGCATCGACCTCGATTCGGTGGGAATGCACGTTGCCGGACCGCGGCGTCCGCAGGATCTGCATGGCTATGGCGACGTGCCGGGATTGCTCGCGGCGCTGGACGGGGACCCGGACACCGCCGCGGACGGCGTTCAAGCGGCGCCTGTCGCGCAGGCATCCCGCGCGGCAGCGACATCCGCCACAACCGCGCCTGCCGCTCAGGTTCCGCAAGCCGCGTCCGCCCCGCAAGCCACGTCCGCCGCGCTGCCGCGTTTCCCCGTCGCCATTGCCGCCATCACCAGTTGCACCAACACGTCCGACCCGGGCCTGCTGATGGCCGCCGGCCTGCTGGCGCGCAAGGCGCGCGCACGCGGGCTGCGCGTGCCGCCGTGGGTCAAGACCTCGCTCGGGCCAGGCTCGCCCGCCGCCGCCAGCTACCTGCGCCGCGCCGGGCTGATGGACGATCTCTCCGCCGTCGGTTTCGACATCGTCGGCTATGGCTGCACCACCTGTATCGGCAATTCCGGCCCCTTGCCGGCCGCGGTCGCCGCCTCGGCGGCGGCGGGGCGCGCGCGTCCCGTGGCGATGCTGTCGGGCAACCGCAATTTTCCCGGCCGCATCCATCCCGACCTGGATCTCGGTTTCCTCATGTCGCCGCCGCTGGTGGTCGCCTACGCGCTGGCCGGCGATGCCGGCGTGGACTTGTCCACCGCCGCGCTGGGCCGCGATGCCGACGGACGCCCCGTGCGCCTGCGCGAACTGTGGCCGACCCGCGAGGAAGTCGCCGCCTGCCTGCGGCAGGGGCTCGACCCGGCGGACTACCGCCGCGACTTCGCCATTGCCCGGCGCAATCCGCTATGGCATGCCCTGGATGCGCCGGCGTCGCCGCGCTTTCCCTGGGATCCGGCGTCCACGCAGTTGCGCCGCCCGCCGTTCGCCGCCGCCGATGCCGGCAGCCAGTTGGGCCGCTACACCGCCTACCCCTTGCTGGTCCTGGGCGACGACATCACGACCGACCATATCTCGCCGGCCAGCGCCATTCCCCCCGACAGCCTGGTGGCCGATTTCCTGGTCGAACGCGGCGAGGACCGCCACGACCTCAACGTGTTCGCCTCGCGCCGCGGCAACTGGGAAGTGATGATGCGCGCCGCCTTCCATAGCAAGACGCTGGTCAACCGGCTCTGCCCGGAGGCGCCGGTCGCGCATACCCTGCACGTGCCGTCCGGCGAGATCCTGCCGATATGGGAGGCCGCGCGCCGTTACGAGCGCGAAGGCCATGCCGTGGTTCTGGTGGCGGGCGAGCGCTACGGCACCGGGTCTTCGCGGGATTGGGCCGCCAAGGGCCAGCGCCTGCTGGGCGTGCGCGCGGTGCTCGCTTCCAGCTTCGAGCGCATCCATCGCTCCAACCTGATCGGCATGGGCATCCTGCCCCTGATCCTGCCGCCGGACGCCTCGCCCGATGCGTTGGCGCTGGCCGCCGGCGACCGGCTGGAAATCGACGCGCCGCCCGGCAGCCTGCGTCCGCGCGCGGACGTGGAGGTCGTGCTGCACCGCGCCGATGGCCGCGCGCAACGCCATACGGCGCGCGCGGCGGTGGAGACCGGCCTGGAAATCCAACTGCTGGAGGACGGCGGGGTGATACCCATGATCCTGCGCCGGACGCTGGGGACGGCCGGGCGCTAG
- a CDS encoding methionine ABC transporter permease, whose protein sequence is MSPSLLDAAGLGRYGQALLETLLMVGACAAISVSLGLLLALVLTVTAPGGLYARPVLHKVLSVLVNILRAVPFIILLVALLPVTRYIVGTTLGTWAAVVPLSFSLTPYFARIAQVSLNEVDAGLIEAARAMGCRRRHIVRHVLLPEALPGIVGGITVSVIGMINASAMAGAVGAGGLGDMAIRYGYERYETRVMFDVIIILVVLVTLVQLAGEWLARCANHRK, encoded by the coding sequence ATGTCCCCGTCGTTGCTTGATGCCGCCGGCCTCGGCCGTTACGGCCAGGCCTTGCTGGAAACCCTGCTCATGGTCGGCGCCTGCGCGGCGATCTCGGTAAGCCTGGGCCTGTTGCTGGCGCTGGTGTTGACGGTGACCGCGCCGGGCGGGCTCTATGCCCGGCCGGTGCTGCACAAGGTGCTGTCGGTGCTGGTGAATATTCTCCGCGCCGTGCCCTTCATCATCCTGCTGGTCGCGCTGCTGCCGGTGACGCGCTATATCGTCGGCACGACGCTGGGGACCTGGGCGGCGGTGGTGCCCTTGTCCTTCAGCCTGACGCCTTATTTCGCGCGCATCGCCCAGGTCAGCCTGAACGAGGTGGACGCGGGCTTGATCGAGGCGGCGCGCGCCATGGGTTGCCGGCGCCGGCATATCGTGCGCCACGTCCTGCTGCCGGAAGCCTTGCCGGGCATCGTCGGCGGCATCACGGTCAGCGTGATAGGCATGATCAACGCGTCCGCCATGGCCGGGGCGGTGGGCGCCGGCGGCCTGGGCGACATGGCCATACGCTATGGCTATGAGCGTTACGAGACGCGCGTGATGTTCGACGTCATCATCATCCTGGTGGTGCTGGTGACGCTGGTGCAACTGGCGGGGGAGTGGCTGGCGCGGTGCGCCAACCACAGGAAATAG
- a CDS encoding GntT/GntP/DsdX family permease: MNPTTELNPHDIQVLVVAAAGIALLVLLIVWLKLHAFLALTIGSLFVGVGSGIPLEKVTTSYENGVGGVLGYVGVLIALGAMLGKLLADSGGADIVVDRMLRGRPATLPWKMALVASIIGIPMFFEIGLVLLIPVVMLAVHRSKGPAMRLGIPALAGLSVLHGFIPPHPGPLAAIAILHADVGLTLGLGLLIAIPTVIVGGPVFGKLAARMVPVGAAGAAYAVTASDKAVAAAEADDPKPTRQPSFGATLLTLLSPIILMLAKAASDIWLDKASPLRHLFDFIGDPVFALLFAVLLAMITFGTAVGFTVPVLAKKIGNSLMPVVGVMLIVGAGGGFKQSLVDGGAGQAIAKIALATGMSVLVLAWIVAVLIRLATGSATVATVTAAGIIEKLAVGMPQTHLSLVVLAIGAGSVFFSHVNDAGFWLVKEYFGLTIGQTIKSWSLMETVLAVMGLILTYGLWQVV; the protein is encoded by the coding sequence ATGAACCCGACCACGGAGCTGAATCCGCACGACATCCAGGTACTGGTGGTCGCGGCGGCCGGCATTGCCCTGCTCGTCCTGCTTATCGTCTGGTTGAAACTTCACGCCTTCCTGGCGTTGACCATCGGCTCCCTTTTCGTGGGCGTCGGCTCCGGCATCCCGCTGGAGAAGGTCACCACCTCCTATGAAAACGGCGTCGGCGGCGTGCTGGGCTACGTCGGCGTGCTGATCGCATTGGGGGCCATGCTGGGCAAACTGCTGGCCGACTCGGGCGGGGCCGACATCGTGGTCGACCGGATGCTGCGCGGGCGGCCCGCCACGCTGCCCTGGAAGATGGCGCTGGTCGCCAGCATCATCGGCATCCCGATGTTCTTCGAAATCGGCCTGGTGCTGCTGATCCCGGTGGTCATGCTGGCCGTGCACCGCTCCAAGGGCCCGGCCATGCGCCTCGGCATTCCGGCGCTGGCCGGCCTGTCGGTGCTGCACGGCTTCATTCCGCCGCACCCCGGCCCCCTGGCCGCCATCGCCATCCTGCACGCCGACGTCGGCCTGACGCTGGGGCTGGGCCTGCTCATCGCCATTCCCACGGTGATCGTGGGCGGCCCGGTGTTCGGCAAGCTGGCGGCCCGCATGGTGCCGGTGGGCGCGGCCGGCGCCGCCTATGCCGTCACCGCGTCGGACAAGGCCGTCGCCGCCGCCGAGGCGGACGATCCCAAGCCCACCCGGCAGCCGTCCTTCGGCGCCACCCTGCTCACCCTGCTCTCGCCCATCATCCTGATGCTGGCCAAGGCGGCGTCGGACATCTGGCTCGACAAGGCCTCGCCGCTGCGCCACCTGTTCGACTTCATCGGCGATCCCGTTTTCGCGCTGCTGTTCGCCGTGCTGCTGGCCATGATCACCTTCGGCACCGCGGTCGGCTTCACGGTCCCGGTGCTGGCGAAGAAGATCGGCAACAGCCTGATGCCGGTGGTCGGCGTGATGCTGATCGTGGGCGCCGGCGGCGGCTTCAAGCAATCGCTGGTGGACGGCGGCGCCGGCCAGGCCATCGCCAAGATCGCCCTGGCCACCGGCATGTCGGTCCTGGTCCTGGCGTGGATCGTGGCGGTGCTGATCCGCCTGGCGACCGGCTCGGCCACCGTGGCCACGGTGACGGCGGCCGGCATCATCGAGAAGCTCGCCGTCGGCATGCCGCAGACCCACCTGTCGCTGGTGGTGCTGGCCATCGGCGCCGGCTCGGTGTTCTTCTCGCACGTCAACGACGCCGGGTTCTGGCTGGTGAAGGAGTATTTCGGCCTGACCATAGGCCAGACCATCAAGTCGTGGTCGCTCATGGAAACGGTGCTGGCGGTGATGGGCCTGATCCTCACCTACGGGCTGTGGCAGGTGGTGTAG
- a CDS encoding MFS transporter yields the protein MSATAASEKSRLSQAWAMLLALASGYALSNAYRTVAAITAPSLARDMGLSPQQLGTFAGSFHFMFGAMQLFMGIGIDLWGVRRTILMAAPLTIVGALLSAMAPGYGALVAGQALIGVGCAPAFLAATVFISRHFPAHRFAPVSGIAMAVGIVGMLFTGTPLAWLIEKSTWRMGFWVLAVMSLLAWLWVWRSVHEERLAGGQGGAAGGPRESVREALMRFGALLKIPHTWGILTLSFFCYAAFITLRGLWLGPMLISRHGFSLVQSGNVAIALSLAAMAGPMVFGRLDPGPLRRRRWLVACAFVFAALFVCIAFEAGAWGDVLATLAVGFLSGFIILQYADVRAAYPAAITGRAMALFTMAMFLGVAAMQWFTGWVATLAQARGLEPFGPVMGSIAALLALATLAYRFLPSPPRQD from the coding sequence ATGTCCGCCACCGCCGCCTCCGAAAAGTCCCGTCTCTCCCAAGCCTGGGCCATGCTGCTCGCCCTGGCCTCCGGATACGCCTTGAGCAACGCCTACCGCACGGTGGCCGCGATCACGGCGCCGTCGCTGGCGCGGGACATGGGCCTGTCGCCGCAGCAACTGGGGACTTTCGCGGGCAGCTTCCATTTCATGTTCGGCGCGATGCAGTTGTTCATGGGCATAGGCATAGACCTGTGGGGCGTGCGCCGGACGATACTCATGGCGGCGCCGTTGACCATCGTCGGCGCGCTGCTGTCGGCCATGGCCCCGGGCTATGGCGCGCTGGTGGCGGGGCAGGCGCTGATCGGGGTAGGCTGCGCGCCGGCCTTCCTGGCCGCGACGGTCTTCATTTCCCGCCACTTTCCCGCCCACCGATTCGCTCCGGTCTCCGGAATCGCCATGGCCGTCGGCATCGTCGGCATGCTGTTCACCGGCACGCCGCTGGCCTGGCTGATCGAAAAGAGCACCTGGCGCATGGGGTTCTGGGTGCTGGCCGTCATGTCCCTGCTCGCCTGGCTCTGGGTATGGCGCAGCGTGCACGAGGAACGCCTGGCGGGCGGCCAGGGCGGCGCGGCCGGCGGCCCGCGCGAATCGGTGCGCGAGGCGCTGATGCGCTTCGGCGCGCTGCTGAAGATTCCCCACACCTGGGGCATCCTCACGCTGAGCTTTTTCTGCTACGCGGCCTTCATCACCTTGCGCGGCCTGTGGCTGGGGCCCATGCTGATCAGCCGCCACGGCTTCTCGCTGGTGCAGAGCGGCAACGTCGCCATTGCCCTGTCGCTGGCCGCGATGGCTGGCCCCATGGTGTTCGGCCGCCTGGATCCGGGCCCGCTGCGCCGGCGGCGCTGGCTGGTGGCGTGCGCCTTCGTCTTCGCCGCGCTCTTCGTCTGCATCGCCTTCGAAGCCGGCGCCTGGGGCGACGTGCTTGCCACGCTGGCGGTCGGTTTCCTGTCCGGCTTCATCATCCTGCAATACGCCGACGTTCGCGCCGCTTATCCGGCGGCCATCACCGGCCGCGCGATGGCGCTGTTCACCATGGCCATGTTCCTCGGCGTCGCCGCCATGCAATGGTTCACCGGGTGGGTCGCGACGCTGGCCCAGGCCCGGGGGCTGGAACCGTTCGGACCGGTCATGGGCAGCATCGCGGCCTTGCTGGCGCTGGCCACGCTCGCGTACCGCTTCCTGCCGAGCCCGCCGCGGCAGGATTGA
- a CDS encoding gluconokinase: protein MDHPRTQPEVLVLMGVAGCGKTTVAAILSGRLDWPFEEGDALHPQANVEKMRSGHPLDDNDRKPWLETVATWVEECLDAGSNGLITCSALKRSYRELINRRGRGVTFVYLHGSRELIAERLATRHGHFMPASLLDSQFATLEEPAPDEPAVRVEIGGSPSAIANDIIHKLGLHANTGKKESP from the coding sequence ATGGATCATCCCCGCACACAGCCGGAGGTGCTGGTGCTCATGGGCGTCGCGGGCTGCGGCAAGACGACGGTCGCGGCGATACTGTCGGGCCGGCTGGATTGGCCTTTCGAGGAAGGCGACGCCCTGCATCCACAGGCCAACGTGGAAAAAATGCGGTCCGGCCACCCGCTCGACGACAACGACCGCAAGCCCTGGCTGGAAACCGTGGCGACCTGGGTCGAGGAATGCCTCGACGCCGGCTCCAACGGACTGATCACCTGCTCGGCCCTGAAGCGCTCCTACCGCGAACTCATCAACCGGCGCGGCCGCGGCGTCACCTTCGTCTACCTGCACGGCTCGCGCGAACTGATCGCCGAGCGCCTGGCGACCCGCCACGGCCATTTCATGCCGGCCAGCCTGCTCGACAGCCAGTTCGCCACCCTGGAGGAACCCGCGCCGGACGAACCCGCCGTCCGCGTGGAAATCGGCGGATCGCCCTCGGCCATCGCCAACGACATCATCCATAAGCTCGGATTGCACGCCAACACGGGAAAAAAGGAGTCTCCATGA
- a CDS encoding YnfA family protein → MPRIPVNVLLTAALYAVTALAEIVGCYLPWLVLRQGRSPLLLLPAAVSLALFAWLLTLHPSAAGRTYAAYGGMYIAIALVWLRVVDGVALTRWDVVGAIIALAGMAVIAFQPSA, encoded by the coding sequence ATGCCACGAATCCCCGTGAACGTACTGCTTACCGCCGCCCTCTACGCCGTGACGGCTCTTGCCGAAATCGTCGGCTGCTATCTGCCCTGGCTGGTGCTCAGGCAGGGCCGCAGCCCCTTGCTGCTGCTGCCCGCCGCCGTCTCGCTGGCCTTGTTCGCGTGGCTGCTGACCCTGCATCCGAGCGCCGCGGGCCGGACCTACGCGGCTTACGGCGGCATGTATATCGCCATCGCCCTGGTGTGGCTGCGGGTCGTCGACGGCGTGGCGCTCACCCGCTGGGACGTCGTCGGCGCGATCATCGCGCTGGCGGGCATGGCGGTGATCGCTTTCCAGCCCTCGGCCTGA